CCTTTCGGCAAGAGGAACCCAATCCCGTCAGGCAAAACAGATGGCGTAAGGCCGGGTGCCCAACCGCCGAGTGAACCGACAGTGTCAAACCCAGGGCCCGTGCCTTCAGTGACGTAGCCGGGTTTCGGGTCCTGCGCGTCAAGTTTGCGTGCCGCACCGTTGACATCAAGGTAAGGGATGACGTGGTGGACAGTCTTACGGTTACCGGGTTGTACATCAACGGCTTGGACGTACATATCCGTCTCGAAGTTAGTAGGTATGATGAACTGCCGATACTCATCTTCGCCTTCGGGTCCGATCTCGTATTCGACAGGCATCTCACCGACCCAATCGGGTTCACCGAGTGCCCAACCGTCATGGAACTTGGGTGCGGGTGGGACAGCGTTGAGATCACCAGCAGGCGCGCCTGTCTCTACCCAGTGTGCGATCATCTCGATTTCGGTATCCGTAAGCAGGCGTTCGTTCTTGAAGTGTCCGTAGCCGGGTGCAGGTTTCCATGGCGGCATGAGGCGTGCCTGTGTGTATGCAGCGATTTCCGTCGCCCACGCCTTCGCGTCACTGTAATCAATCAGCGTGAAGGGCGCGACCTCGCCGTGACGATGACACGTTTGACAATTCTTTTGCAGTATCGATGCGATGTGTTCGCTATAGGTGACCTCTGCGGGGAACGCGGTGTCCGAGAGATGGAGCGTGCAGCCGAACGCTGGTGTCTCTTCCACGGGGATAGGGTCACCGGTATGCGTTGCGAGGAGGGCATCGCGTAAGTAGTCGTGCTTGACGCGAGTCTCGTAGCGGTTATCGTCGATGGGGCCCCGGTAGCGGAGCGTGCCGGTTGTATCAATAACGACGGCTTGTGGGGTCATCGTTGCACCGAGTGTACGTGTAAGGCGACCGTCCGCGTCCTTGACGATCGGGAACGTGTACGCTGCCTTCGCGATGTAAGCCTCGATATCCCCAACAGCGTCATTTTCGTTGGCATAGACACCGACGAAGGTGGTGGTGTGCTTTTCTGTCGTGAACTCGGTCTGTAGCCGTTTCAGGCGCATCGCGTAGCGTTGAGCGACGGGACATTCGGTTGCAAGGAATATGAAGACTGCGGGTCCCCGTTGAGTGAGGGTGTCCAATGTATGTGTATCGCCCTTGAGCGTCGTGAAGTTGAGGCGTGAAAGCTGTGTGCCGATTGCGACACCGTCCTGGCTTAGGGACACCTCTTCAATGACGCGGTGTTTATTCGTAATCGTATAGTCGGGTGCTGCGTGTAAGATGAGTGGCAGCGTGAGTATGAGGCATAACGTTGTTATATACAGTTTCATGTGAATCTCCAGTCAGTTATCAGTAAAGTTTTGCATTGTTCTCCGGCTCTATGATTATCCAATTGACAACATATTATAGCAGATTTTGTCGGAAAAGTCAAGGATAGTTGTCAGCCGCCACCTCCAGACCGGTAGGTTCGGTTTGTAAGCGAACCATAAGTGTCAATTTAAGAAAAATAACCGTCGCGACCCCCAGGTCCGGTAGGTTTGGTTTGCAACCGAACCGGATTCTACGCCGAAACATTGATAACTTCAAAAACCTCTTCAGTCCTGTAGGTTGGGTAGAACGGATACCACCAAAATCCTGAAAACTAACACAAGGCTTACCCTGTACCAGAGAGCGCACGCCAAACTGAAAAACGAGTGAAACCCAACGCATTACCCGTTTACCGAACCCTGACGGTGTGAAGTTGGGTTTCACTGCCTTCTTGATTACCGACGACAAACCGCGGGATTTGAGAGGTTTTTGGAAAATACACCTGCATTCTGAGTAGCCGTTCTACCCAACCTACCGGACTCACTCATCAACGCAGTGAAACCCAACTTTACACCGTCAGGATCTCGGAAACTTCACGGTATCCAAAGCGTTGGGTTTCACTCCGTTTCTGGTGACTATAGCGTATCAGGAGAAAGTCATGTTTTTCTCTGATTTGGACGACTTTGGTGGCATCCGTTCTACCTAACGGAAATCCGCAGAAACACCCAAGCAAAGACACCAAGCAAAAACACCTACAGGACTTCTGGAACTAAATTGACACTTATGGTAACCCCCTAAATCCCCCTTATCAGGGGGACTTTAAGAGGGAATGCGTACAACCTAAGCCTTTATATGGATAGGGATTCTTGGAAGTCTTGGAACGAGGGTGCAAGTGAAGCATAAAGATTAGCTTGCTTGAGTTGTTCGAGGTCGGCGATGGCTTCAAGTTTGGGTTTGACGGTGTTGACATCAGCTTCCGGGAAACGTGCTTCGAGGGTTGCCAATGTATTGTCAATGCTCATCTGGCGCGCGCCTTGCGCTCTACCTTGCGCTCTGCCTTGTTCTATACCTTGTTCTATACCTTGCTCTATACCGCGTTGCATGACGTGTTCATAAAAAGGAGATTCTTGCATGATTGCCTCCAATGTAGGATCCTGAAAAAGTTCAGGTGGATGGGCTAAACTCCCGAAAATCGAGAGCGCAAATAAAAGCGTTGCACGCGTCTGTCTATCCACATCCGCCGCTTGGGTCGTCTCTATACACTTCTCAACCCAGGCATGCGGGGGCATGTCCGCAGGCGGTTTCATCAAAGCCGTGAAAGGCAGCAGCCCGACAGCCTCGGCATCCAAAAACGCTTCACCCGCTAACTCGTAGATACGGATGACATTATACTGAAACCACCCGCCACCCCGTTGCGCGTTGCCATACCTATAGAAACCCGGGTCCCTTCGTCCCGCAGGGGGCCGGAAATACAACACCGTTGAATAGACGTTCTTCTCATGCTCGAGGGCAAGAAAACTCGAATACGCCAGCATGCGAAGCGGCATCGGTTTATGCGTGCTGTCGTCGGTTTGTGCCTCTATATGCAGGATCGCTGCCTCATCGGGCAGATGGATATGAAACGTCATATCGCTGTGATGCATCCGAACCGTGGCGTGCTCAGTGTTGAGACGTTCACCGACTTCCACGTCTGGCGTCTTCAGTGCTAATGCTGCCAATGAATGCGGAAAGACCCCAATGATGTGCTTAAAGATTTCATCATAGTAGGGCATGAGAGTATTATACCTGCCTTTATGGAAAAATGTCAAGATTTTTTCGCCAAAGTCCCAAGATCATTTAGTTTTACATACAACCGCACCATAAGTGTCAATTTAAGAAAAATAACCGTCGCGACCCCCAGACCGGTAGGTTCGGTTTTGCGGCGTACACGCCCAAATGCGATCTGCATTCCTAACCGAACCATAAGTGTCAATTTTAGAAAAAATAATCGTCGCGACCCCCAGGTCCGGTAGGTTTGGTTTGCAACCGAACCGGATCCTACGCGAAAACCTTGATGACTTCAAAAACCTCTTCAGTCCCGTAGGGTTTATTTGCTTGGGTATTTCTGCGTATTGCTTGGGGTATTTGCTTGGGTGTTTCTGCGGATTTCTTCGCGTACGCCGCAAAACCGAACCATAGGTGTCAATTTAGCATAACATGTCATCTAAAGTGCGACTCACAAATTTTCAACGGTCCCATAAGGGGCTTCACGGGCTCTTGCCACCCCGTAGGGGTGCTATGTCTATAGAAAAACCGGTATGACAGAAACTGCACCCCGTAGGGGTGCTATGTCTATAAACACATGACGACTGACCTGAGACATAGCAAACTCCAGACGCACGCAAGACCATATCGCAAATACCTCTACGGACCTCTATCGACCTATCGTGTAGACAGGCACTTTTATTGACATAGCACCCCTACGGGGTGCGGTTTCTTGAGTATCCGATATTCTATAGACATAGCACCCCTACGGGGTGAAGAAGGGTTTGAAAATCATTGAAACCTCTACAACACCTCAGGGACCACCTGGGTGAATATACGGCATAGGCAACTCACGGTCTCATCAGCTACAAATCATCACAGACTTTTCCCTAAATTGACACTTATGGTGCGGTTTCCTAACCGCACCGGGTCCGACAAGAAAACTGAAAATTACCCGATTAAATTCTTAATCTTCATTAGGGGTGCAATCGCTGGCATCCAACGTTTCTATTCTCACTGCGAAGCAATAGCACCCCTACGGGACTCAAGAGATTTCTGAGCCATAGGCGTGAATTAAAAAAACCGCAGGCAATGAACCGAAGTCCATCGCCCGCGGGTCGGGGTAGGTTAGTTAGAATATCCCTGAGTTAATCTTGTAATTTCAGTTCGCCCCACGTCGTAGTCAACTTACCAGCCGCCGTGACGTTACCTCTCAGGTGCGTGGTCGCCAAGTGCGAAACCTGACCTTCTAAGGAAACATCTTGGATCTGGTAGTAATAGACGACATTGGGTTTCGCAGATGTATCGGCATACTCGTAAGTCGTACGCTCACTCGTCGTGCCTTGACCTGCGATCAATTTCGTGTTAAGCTTCGTGAACGCACCGTCCCGAGTTTCACTCCGCAGGATATTGAATCCAGCGTTGTTCAATTCAGATTCGGTGATCCAACGAATAACGACTGCGCCAGTATCTTTCATCCGTTCCGGACGGAACTTCGACAAACTGACCGGCAGCACACCACCATGGTGATGACCTGGACTACTAATATCATCTTCATTTCCGTAATAGGTGAGATTACGAATTTGATCGTACTCCCGAGTCATCGTGTAAAGTGCCCAAGCACCGGCAATTGTGCCCTTATTGTCCTTGACTCCCGGTACACGGACGACAGAGACACGACTGCCATCTTCGTCAATCACATCCGCAGGCAGCTTCCATGCGACATCATCATTAAAGGATTGCGCATCAGCACGACGGTTACCCGCAGGCGCAGGCTTGAGGTTACCGACCATATCAACCGTTTCCCGTTCAGCGGCTCCCTTATCTCGCTTCGTTCTAATCGTTAACTGGAAGCCGTAGGGATTCAGAAGCATCTCATTATGCTTCTTCCCAGCACTTTTGATACGATTCTTTGGAAGATTTGTCGAGTCACGCCGACCTGTCGTAATACTTGAGGCAATCAGGTAACTCTGACCGGGTGGGATTCTACCACTGAGATTAACAGTTTGGCTATACATGTCAGGGAAGCTCTTCATCATGCCCATATCATCCATCATTTCCTTATGGTTCACGATGAGAAGTTCCCATTTATCTAAATCCACACCAACAGTATCAGACATGTTGCGGAGTTCAATCCACTGTAGGAGGGTCCGATCCGTCACGGCATACATAATTTCGCTGATCATCACCGCCGCTGTTGCGTCAGCACCGTCAGCTTTCTTAGAACCGTGCGGATAACCAGGGGTTCCACCGTTCTGTGCACCTACAGCAGCTTTCCGTTTGTAGCCGATACCGGTCCAGCCGTTATCGTTATCGGCACCACCACGGAATGCAGTGTGATCCTTTTCGTCCTTATCATTCCCCGATCTCGTGCCAGCGATGCCATCCTTCTGACGACGATACACTGCACCATCTTCGAGTTTATTCCTGGTGAATTTCGGTGCCGGATAACCACTCAGGGGCCAGAGTTGTGAATAGAATGTGGCAGTGGATTTCACCAAATTCGGGTGATAGCCCGCAACGTCTTCAACTCTCTCATGGTTCGTTCTATCGTTATTATGACGGAGAATCAAGACAAATTTACCATCATCAGGCAGATCTTTAGTCCAGTCAAATTTATCACCGGCACCGTTGCCATCAGCGACATAATACCGGATATTCATATCTCTGCCTTGGTTCTTCTGTTCCGCAAAATCCACCTCAACGTTGTAACCTGCTGCCAAGGGGTGATCAGGATCATCTTTAGGATCCGTTTTGGTAATCAACAAGATGTCGTCATACCGATTTACATCAAGCTTCGGCAGCTCGAAAAGTTTCTCTTGCGTTGGGTCTGTACTAACGTCTCTATCGTCAGCACCGGTAACAATATGAACGACCCACTTTTCAAAGTGCGGATCGCCGCTCCTGATACGGAGTTCAATCCACTCATAACCCTTGCCATCATCATCATCCATGGGATAGTTCGCGATCTCATTGAAAACGGTCGTGAGTCCGACACCACTGGCAGTGAAGGTCTGCGGATCAATAACCTCCCTATCACCCGGTGTACCCATGTGGTTCGGCTTATACACCTGCGACGATTTGCCCCAGTGACCACCATTCGCACCGTCTTCACCAAGTTTGTTCTGCAGCCGGTACATGGAGATGAACGCTACCATACCACTGCCATCAGCGGCACCACTATCGCCGTTCTGACCTTTCGTCCGGATCCAACGATTACCACCACCAGTGACGTTACTGACAAGATCAGTACCTGCACCCAAGGCAGGACGACCTTCCTTCGCCATAAAACTAATATGACTATGGCTAACGTCAACACCAGAGCGGTTGTGAATTTCAAACCACTGGTTAGCAGCATAACCCGCTTGACCGACCAAACGGTTATCAACAGCCCACATAATTTCGGTGAAGACGACAGCACGTGTCCCGAGAGCCATGTCATTAGCATCCACAGCCATCGCATCCAAATTCAACTGCAGTGAACCGCCACCACCGGGAGCAGTGTTCTGAATAAAAAGTTCATGCAGGTCCGGCATATCTGCCCATTCCATCAAATCGGGGTCGGCAGTACCGAAGTCGGGGGGGTTATTAATATCTCGAACGACAACCAGGTAGTCACCGTTAGCAAGCACGCCAGTAAGCGCGCCTGGTTCCGCATCTGTTGTTGCTGAAACCACCGTGATAGTTGTCTTTGACATCAGATTGCCTTGACCTGCCATCGGACCACCAACCAAACCGGTCGTCTGGATCAGATCATCATCCAGCGTTATATCCACCATTATCCCACTTGTGATAGCGGCGGCGATAGCAGCCTCACGTGCCGCCGTAGCTTCAGCAGCAGTAGGATTATTCGCATCAACAGCATTTTCACCCGTCGTGAATGTTACATCGGTAAGGGTAATAGTGAAAGTTGATCGCCAATCTCGATCAGTCGCAGTAGCCCCTGCTGTAAAGGTACCATCAGCCGCAAGAGTCCCTTGTGCAAAGGCACCAACAGCAACCGCCCCAGTTGTATTTGTCGCTATCCCTACCGGCAAGTAACTGTTATTATAGGCGACCGCCGTGATATCACCAGTAGTAGCAAATGAAGAAGCAGCCACGGCACTACCACCATCTTGGGCACCAACTGGAACCGTGAGTGTCACATCAAACTCGATTGTGGGAGTCAGATCAGTGGCAGCAGGCGTTGCGGGTTCATCCGCCATTGTATCAACAACCTCAATAGCACGAGTGTTAGGATTGGCATCTGCGATCGTGACTGTAATCTCTGGGTGCATGTGCGACAGACCAACGGCATCGCCGTCATGTATCGCACCTGAGCCATTATTGTCGGTAGTCACTGGGTGGGCCATAACGGACATCGGTGTGAAGATTAGTCCGAAGGCGAGCAAAACAACTAAACTTGCTAAGGAAAATGTCAATCTTGACAATTGCATTTACTTATTCTCCTCCTTAGAAAACAAAAAACAATTAATTTTTTTCACTTGGGAACGCCGTTGTGGTTGTTCCCACTCTACATCAGCAGGAACGCCGTTGTACGGGGTTCCCATCAAAATCAAAAATCAAAAATCAAGAACAGATTCAGGGATGAAATCTATTCTGAACTAACCTTTTTGCGTTTCTTTGAAACCCGGTGCGGTTCGGAAACCGTACCTACTCAGTCGAGGGTTGCGGTGGGAGACCGCACCTATCAGTCGAGTCTAATGATTTCAAAGCACACTTGAAAAATTGGGTTTGGGTGTTATGTTTGCGTTATGGATTCTGACAAAAATAGCCAAACCACTTGTATAAACGTTGTAGATTGTAAAATAGTTACGGAAATGTGTCAACTATTTTTTGGTGTGCGGTGCGAATTCGGTGGTTTTCCGCCACCGGCATCTCTACCGCTTTGTGAGATATCTTGTAAGAGGGTTCTGGACTGAGGCGAAGTGCCTTTGCCCAACAACTTTACGCTCTTATGTATTATATTATACCACATCAGTGATATGATGTCAAGACTTTCTTCAAGAAAATTACGTTTGGTATGGAGTTTGTGCGAAAACAGGCAAAATCTATGTAATTTTGCGGTTTCACACTTAAACATGAGTTAATTATACCTTTAGTTGCGTTTTTTGTCAAGTTTTTTTCAAAAAAAACTTTTTGCGTCGT
This region of Candidatus Poribacteria bacterium genomic DNA includes:
- a CDS encoding redoxin domain-containing protein; this encodes MKLYITTLCLILTLPLILHAAPDYTITNKHRVIEEVSLSQDGVAIGTQLSRLNFTTLKGDTHTLDTLTQRGPAVFIFLATECPVAQRYAMRLKRLQTEFTTEKHTTTFVGVYANENDAVGDIEAYIAKAAYTFPIVKDADGRLTRTLGATMTPQAVVIDTTGTLRYRGPIDDNRYETRVKHDYLRDALLATHTGDPIPVEETPAFGCTLHLSDTAFPAEVTYSEHIASILQKNCQTCHRHGEVAPFTLIDYSDAKAWATEIAAYTQARLMPPWKPAPGYGHFKNERLLTDTEIEMIAHWVETGAPAGDLNAVPPAPKFHDGWALGEPDWVGEMPVEYEIGPEGEDEYRQFIIPTNFETDMYVQAVDVQPGNRKTVHHVIPYLDVNGAARKLDAQDPKPGYVTEGTGPGFDTVGSLGGWAPGLTPSVLPDGIGFLLPKGADIVMQVHYYRTGHVEYDRSRLGLYFSKTPNTAKLRIGDATNSEFVIPAGDAWHEVLASQKVKQDVYLLAAMPHMHLLGRDMRLIATTPEGEAHDMIWIKDWDFNWQDIYHYTEPLFLPAGTHVNLVAHFDNSAENPANPHDPPVPVGWGEKTTDEMCIGFFYYVKASEFSPK